One Cupriavidus taiwanensis DNA window includes the following coding sequences:
- the fhuF gene encoding siderophore-iron reductase FhuF, whose product MRGERTRNPMIPILAPFFTGPLRPFAERLALGAQSALPPVSAAALDRSWADACLARLAQALGCDDRRALAAAWFRDYTLAVLPGALVAAALHRRSLPFDDPALEWKGAADGRLASLVLPDDGAPETGTLPRLLSPLLGQHLPQVVAAFAAAARVSPRLLWCTGGVAASGVARQLAAHPALAAAQRAEVLAWNGNAMSADGFANPFHGAFRPGAAPGLPGVAPVRRVCCLNHRLPGEGYCGTCPLVADGRTRAALSAAEIAPARATAATASAR is encoded by the coding sequence ATGCGGGGCGAACGCACCAGAAACCCAATGATCCCCATCCTTGCGCCGTTTTTTACCGGACCGCTGCGCCCGTTCGCCGAGCGCCTCGCCCTTGGCGCGCAGTCAGCGCTGCCCCCGGTCAGCGCCGCGGCGCTGGACCGCAGCTGGGCGGATGCCTGCCTCGCCAGGCTCGCGCAGGCGCTGGGCTGCGACGACCGGCGCGCGCTGGCCGCGGCATGGTTTCGCGACTACACGCTCGCAGTGCTGCCGGGCGCGCTGGTGGCGGCAGCGCTGCATCGGCGCAGCCTGCCGTTCGATGATCCGGCGCTCGAATGGAAAGGCGCGGCCGACGGCCGTCTCGCCAGCCTGGTGCTGCCCGATGACGGTGCGCCGGAAACGGGGACGCTGCCGCGCTTGCTGTCGCCCCTGCTCGGGCAACACCTGCCGCAGGTGGTGGCGGCATTTGCCGCCGCCGCACGCGTGTCGCCGCGGCTGCTCTGGTGTACCGGTGGTGTCGCCGCCTCGGGCGTCGCGCGGCAACTGGCCGCACATCCCGCGCTTGCGGCGGCACAGCGCGCGGAAGTGCTCGCGTGGAACGGCAACGCCATGTCCGCCGACGGCTTCGCCAATCCGTTCCACGGCGCCTTCCGTCCGGGCGCGGCGCCCGGGCTGCCCGGCGTGGCGCCGGTGCGGCGCGTCTGCTGCCTGAACCACCGCCTGCCAGGCGAGGGGTACTGCGGCACGTGCCCGCTGGTGGCGGATGGGCGGACACGCGCGGCGCTCAGCGCTGCGGAGATTGCCCCCGCCCGCGCCACTGCCGCCACAGCCAGCGCGCGGTGA
- a CDS encoding PepSY-associated TM helix domain-containing protein has protein sequence MKAPTLRFWYAIHRWTSLLCTLNLLVLCLTGLLLIFHEDIDALAGQEHHGLVSAERTLPVPAQRPPLQGMVDAARAAHPGQAPKSIAFAEDDADAVGVRVGPPGEPKLRHGTTLQFDAATGAPRKPGPAGETVSGFILKLHLNLFLGLPGQFFIGFIGVLFALSLISGLVLYGPFMRKLAFGLVRFGKPVRVVQADLHNLFGIVVMVWALVVGLTGTFLSFSPLIIGLWQKTELQHLIATLPGPTPPELVPVDRALDAAHRAVPGKDPAFVFYPGTEFSTGRHYGVVLRGHTELQKRVYAIVLVDAGDGSVAAVRGMPWYLQVLLLSAPFHFGDYAGRPLQVLWALLTVITAGATVTGLIFWLKRPRRSREDARAALPPQLSGDQA, from the coding sequence GCCTCACCGGCCTGCTGCTGATCTTCCACGAGGACATCGACGCGCTGGCCGGCCAGGAACACCACGGCCTGGTGTCCGCCGAACGCACCCTGCCCGTGCCCGCGCAGCGCCCGCCGCTGCAGGGCATGGTCGATGCCGCGCGCGCCGCCCACCCCGGCCAGGCGCCCAAGTCGATCGCCTTCGCCGAGGACGACGCCGATGCCGTCGGCGTGCGCGTCGGCCCGCCCGGCGAGCCCAAGCTGCGCCATGGCACCACCCTTCAGTTCGATGCCGCGACCGGCGCGCCGCGCAAGCCCGGGCCGGCCGGCGAGACCGTCAGCGGCTTTATCCTGAAGCTGCACCTGAACCTGTTCCTGGGCCTGCCCGGGCAGTTCTTCATCGGCTTTATCGGCGTGCTGTTCGCGCTCAGCCTGATCAGCGGCCTGGTGCTGTACGGGCCCTTCATGCGCAAGCTGGCGTTCGGGCTGGTGCGTTTCGGCAAGCCGGTGCGGGTGGTGCAGGCGGACCTGCACAACCTGTTCGGCATCGTGGTGATGGTATGGGCGCTGGTGGTCGGGCTGACCGGCACCTTCCTGTCTTTTTCCCCGCTGATCATCGGGCTGTGGCAGAAGACCGAGTTGCAGCACCTGATCGCCACGCTGCCCGGGCCGACGCCGCCGGAACTGGTGCCGGTCGACCGCGCGCTGGACGCCGCCCACCGGGCCGTGCCGGGCAAGGACCCTGCTTTCGTGTTCTACCCCGGCACCGAGTTCTCCACCGGCCGCCACTACGGCGTGGTGCTGCGCGGCCATACCGAGCTGCAGAAGCGCGTCTATGCGATCGTGCTGGTCGATGCCGGCGACGGCAGCGTCGCCGCGGTGCGCGGCATGCCGTGGTACCTGCAGGTGCTGCTGCTGTCGGCCCCGTTCCACTTCGGCGACTATGCCGGCAGGCCGCTGCAGGTCCTGTGGGCGCTGCTGACCGTGATCACGGCGGGGGCCACCGTGACCGGACTGATCTTCTGGCTCAAGCGGCCGCGGCGCAGCCGCGAGGACGCGCGCGCAGCGCTGCCGCCGCAATTGTCGGGAGACCAGGCATGA